AGACGAACTCAGCAACCTCATCAACTCACTCAGGGCTACTGTGAAAGGCGGCGTAGAAGATGTGAAAACAGTAAAACCAGTGTTCGTCCCACCAGCGGCTGCCGTCATCCCAACTTCTGCATCTAATGTCTCAGAAGAAGCGATTAGAGAGATTCTCCAACACAGCCAAAGAGCCCAAGGGCTCATTGAAAGCCTCAAACCACAGCTGGAGCAGCTGGAGGAGAATATGGGGAAGGTCGGGACGGAGCTACATGCGGTGAAAACGACCTTGCAGTCTCGTCCCTTGGAGAAGCCAGTCATCCAAACCCGAGACactcagctctttgtttgtgaTACAGAGGTAGTCGTTCAAGGCCTTGGTCAAACAGAGAAAAGACTGGAGGCGCACATAAACAAAACAAGTCTGTACAATACAGTCCTGACATGTGCTGCGTTTGCTGTGACTGTGCCAGTTCTGTACATAATGTTGAGAGGTACTTGAAAAGTATGCAGACAATGTGCACTTTAGGGGCCAATTAATACACTAGTGAATATTGTAACTAAAGAGTACAGTTGGTTGTGAAAGATTAAATATTGCCAATACTAAGAATCATTggtttgtgtacatttttttgtgttctttttattCTTTCCTCATACTTCAGAATGTGTTAATTTTAAATGATATAATATCACAAGCCTTTCCACAAAGAAACACCATTTTAGAACATGTAAAAATCTAGTTAGTTttattataaagttataaactGTGAACTAAATTCCATCTGAGGCTCTTATCTGTCCCTTCACTGTTGATCCAAATGCTTATTTTGATGCAAAATGTCAAGGTTCGCTGTCAGTATGCTTTGTCTATTTTTCCCCCAACAATCCTAACATGTCCTTCCCTTTTCACGCAACGAACCAATGACCGTTCAGATTGGAGCGACGCGGTTGCCACCGGACCAATCACAGTGCTCTGACTCGCTTTCTCAATTCATATTCATAGCCTTTCGCGCGCGCTTTGTGGTCACGTGGACCGTTTCGCGCGAAAACTCAGTCTTCCCGGGAAAAACTAGTCTACAGTCGAGCTGCTGAAGAAGACAGACGTGAGAAGATGGCGgtgagtgtgtttctgtataaaatctatgtatatgtaaatatatagttTAAATAGTTCATATGTGTTCTTAAAGTATTTGACGTTTTTAAGCGTGTTCACGATTATGTGTAAAACGTGCACGGCACAATGTGATTTAGTATGTCAATAATGCAATTTAATGATTAGATATTCCAATAAACTAAATTTAATATGCAGTCTATAACAAAtgtgcatttacatttacacaaaGTAGTGATTTTGATTCGAATTTTGTGTGTATAACCATAATTGTCAAATCATTTAGTTTATTAAAAagccaaaacactttttttttgtttttaacttaACTGGAAAGTTCCTGAATTGACATGTCaattatatttgtatatgtcaaatatatttaattgaatATTTTAAGCCTGTTGTCTTGTTAAGAGTTAAGTCAGTCTGAAAAAGGCCCCACGTGGGTAAAACTGGTGTCTTTGTTTAACAGTTGTGGTTTCAAGTGAGTGACTGTTCTTGATAGAGCAtcagttttttttatgtgttggCAGATTGACAGGTCTGTTATTTCTGCAGTAATGACTTTGAGTTAGATTCAGTATCATTACAGCAGTCTGATCTAGTTGCACATATGCGCATTTTCCACATGTACACTTTCAGTCTGTCCTTTGACATCAAACTAGTggaaagatttttgttttataacactgactttttttttttgcttccaaACAGGATTCATCAGAGTCATTTCACATGGCCACCAGCCCCAGTCGTGGCTCTCGGCGGGGTGACCTGACCTCCAGCCCCGGCAGAGACCTGCCTCCATTTGAGGACGAGTCCGAGGGGATTCTGGGAGACAATATTCCTGATGAGGAGGACGGAGATGGAGAGGAGCTGATCGGAGATGGGATGGAGAGGTGAGAGAATGTGCTTCTGATGATTTGCAGATAAACACGGTGATTCTTATAGAAAGAACCTCATGAAACATTTCAtcccaaaataataataaaatataatttataggCTATCAGTAGAAATTGTGATCCTGGTGCAGCGatatataaaattgtaaaatgtttagTGACCACTTTATCAAAAGCTATGCTTCcattaacacatttttatataGAAGTAAatcacttgggtaaagttggttttatattcgcacattcggacttctgatgaattcagactttccaataaatgtgcaataaattaatgttagcaaattttaagcagcgacatgatattgacaaccaacgattgtcaacttacaacatttttcacagtcgatcaaaataggcaagtattgttttaatggcatattttcttgttaatcacactacattggacattcagtggacattcacaagactattgaatacggatgtccgaatgtgtgaATATAGTAGTAAATCTAGTATAAGAGTAAAATTAGTTAAAGAagttttttaatcattttaagttGTTATTAGGTACCATTTAGGTAATTCAAGATTTacacatgtttttaatttaacagGCAATGTTAATAATCATGAAGTTAGCCTTGCTGCTaaaatggcattaaaaaaataaatatttgtatgcaaattttgggatattgcactaaaaaatgctggatgaAAACGGCACAAACAAAAAACTTGCGTAACTTTGTAATTGGTTACTGGTTAGTTCGGTTATCCAATCTTGTCGCACACCATTTTAGTCAATTTGAAATGCCGGTGTGTCATCAGAATTAATTGGTTTATTTCCCTCCCAGAAGCGTCTCACACATTTGCATTCCTTCgcaagtcatttattaattaggaAAAAAAAGCTACAGTGGCTTCCCtgattgcagcaacttccatttttattattgatacTTTGCATAAATGAACCCGGAAGCGAAAATTGTGTACTCTCAATCACATGGGATGGattcacaaatgttttaaaagataTATTTACAATTTTCCACACAAGTTAAACTCGCCACTTTGAATGGGGACGTGGTTAACTTGCTGAATTTTTTCACAGAGACTACCGCGCCATCCCAGAACTGGACCGTTATGAAGCGGAGGGTCTGGACGAGGATGAAGATCTCAGTGAACTTTCACCCGGCGCTCGGGCGGAAGCAGAAGCGGCCATGAGACGGCGGGACCGAGAACAGGACCTTGGTCTGGGCCGCATCGGACGCGGACTCCTCTACGGTGGGCGTTTTAGTCATTGTAAAATAGTAACTTGAATTTGCCACAAACCACTGAAGATAAGTTTGTGTAGGGCTGCACATTTTAATTGATCTAAAACCAAAATCGTGATATGGCTTAGTGTGATTTCTCTCATGATTAGTGAAGCGTGACACTGTGTTCATTTACATGTGAGTGCTCATGATCCACTGGTGTTTTCGGCTTCTCGTAGCGGTCCGATTTGAAATTGTGCTTAAACCATAGTCTAACTGCAGCTTATGTTGTTGTGATGTACAGACAGTGAAGACGAGGATGACAAACGGCCCACCAAGAGGCAGCGGACTCTTGCGGAAAGGGCAGCCGATGGCGTGGCGATGGAGGGCGAGGATGAAGAGATGATCGAAAGCATTGAGAACCTGGAGGATATGAAGGGCCACACGGTCAGGGAGTGGGTCTCAATGGCCGCCCCGAGACTTGAGATCTACCACCGCTTCAAGAACTTCCTGCGCACACATGTGGATGAGCACGGACACAACGTCTTCAAAGAGCGCATCAGCGACATGTGCAAAGGTGGGTGGTGGATGGTCATCTGGAAAAACCCTATTATGTAATCCAGATGTTTGACTTGATACTTTGCGATCTCTTCAGAAAATAAGGAGAGTTTGCTGGTGAACTACGAAGAGTTGGCGTCTAGGGAGCATGTGCTGGCGTATTTTTTGCCAGAGGCTCCCGCTGAGATGCTGAAGATCTTCGACGAAGCTGCGAAAGAGGTGGTGCTGGCCATGTACCCCAAATACGACCGAATCGCACATGAAATCCACGTCCGTATCGGCAACCTGCCACTGGTGGAAGAACTTCGATCGCTCAGGTACGATTAACTCCACTTCATTTAAGGTTGTAGTACACTTGTTTTCAGAAATatcttatataaatatgtatatgtattttttgcAGGCAGCTTCATCTGAACCAGTTGATCCGCACCAGCGGGGTCGTGACCAGCTGCACTGGAGTTCTGCCGCAGCTCGGTATGGTGAAATACAACTGTAATAAGTGTAACTTCATCTTGGGTCCGTTCTTCCAGTCCCAGAACCAGGAGGTGAAGCCGGGCTCCTGTCCGGAGTGTCAGTCGCTCGGTCCCTTCGAGATAAACATGGAGCAGGTGTGTAAGGAGGAGGATTCTGTGCCAAATTTCCCATAAAGATGAGATGTAATTGGGTGGATGTCATCAAACAAAATTATCTAGGccatatttaacaaaattaGACATAGCATTTGTTTCTTTAGTTATTTAGTGTCACAagaacatgttttgttttttttttaacctttttcaTGAGGTTCATCCACATTTAAGTTATTTCACCTGGTCCAAATTTAGTGGTTGGTTAATAAAAAAACTTACTATTTTTAGTatagttttacttttttatagTTATTCAATAATAAgctaatatattaaaacatatatatatgaaataaaatgctttgCCCAAGATTCATGCTCCTCTTTTTTTGTAAGTGTGTTGACAATGAGACCAGCAGTAATCTCAATTTTGCCAGTTGTTGCCATAGCAGCAGGAAGCagctgtttattttttcttctcaTGTTAACTGACGTTCTTGCATTTAACAGACCGTGTATCAGAACTACCAGCGAATCACCATTCAGGAGAGTCCAGGGAAAGTGGCGGCAGGCCGCCTGCCTCGCTCCAAAGACGCCATCTTGCTGGCTGACTTGGTGGACACCTGCAAACCTGGAGATGAGATTGTGAGTCAGCAGACCCTGATGACTGCAATATTTATCAAATCCTCTTTAATAAAAGAGCTGAACTCCAACAGTTCTTCACTGCCACTAGAGACAGATTTGTGGCATAAAATGAAACATGATGCTGTTAAATTTGGACTTTTATTAAAACTGCACAATATTGAACTATATTTAACCTTTTTAGACATTTAACGACTTGATTTGTgtcttaaaatataaataaaacactaaattatattaaaactgCGCAATATTGAACAAAATTCAATTGACTatgtaaataaaacatgcacCCAAATATTTTAATTCGGACctgatttgaatttaaattagctttatactttatttatatCACTATAGTAATAATTGAGTAAAACACGTCTCTGAATgtgtatttacatattttatttcactatAACGTTCACTTTAACATTCTAAATAATActtcaatatatatttaaatgaaatgttttatataatgtaaattttatggaTGATACTGAACTCTttttgccatgtaaatagccatgatgctaacatggtgtaaaaacttaataaacaaacatcaatatatatttaaataaaataaacccttcaaaatgcattatttttgcagGAGCTCACAGGAATCTACCACAACAACTATGACGGCTCTCTCAACATGGCTAACGGCTTCCCCGTCTTCGCCACCGTAATCCTGGCCAATCACATTGCCCGTAAGGATGAGGGCGTGGCCGTGGCGGAACTCACCGATGAAGACATCAAAGCCATCATGGCTCTGTCCAAAGACGAGCGCATCGGAGAACGGGTGCGTGATGGTCACGCATCAGTTTGAGATTtctaattttttaaagttattccAGACTAAGCTTAATTTTCCTCATACAGATTTTCGCAAGTATCGGTCCTTCCATCTATGGGCACGAGGACATTAAACGCGGTCTGGCGCTTGCTCTGTTTGGTGGAGAAGCCAAGAATCCAGGTATCTCATGCACCTTTCACAACTGTTAACttgcatttacatatatattctAGCAGATGAAAATAACAAGTAATTAATTTGTCTCTCAACAGGCGGGAAGCACAAGGTGCGTGGCGATATTAACGTTCTCCTGTGTGGAGATCCAGGCACAGCCAAGTCCCAGTTCCTAAAGTACGTAGAAAAGGTTGCGAGCCGGGCGGTTTTCACTACAGGGCAGGGCGCATCCGCCGTGGGTCTGACTGCTTACGTGCAACGGCATCCCGTGAGTCGAGAGTGGACGCTAGAGGCGGGAGCTCTGGTGTTGGCGGACCGAGGAGTCTGTCTCATTGACGAGTTTGATAAGGTGCGATTTTTGCGAAGTTTGTAGGTTTAAAGAGGTTTTTGATGCACTGTTCCACCAATAACAATGTTTTGTGGTGAATACCCAAGTGAACTTGAGTGTGCTCTTTAGATGAACGATCAGGACCGGACCAGCATCCATGAGGCCATGGAGCAGCAGAGCATCTCCATTTCTAAAGCTGGGATCGTCACATCGCTGCAGGCTCGCTGCACTGTCATCGCTGCCGCCAATCCTATCGGTGCGTTCTGGGACTTATGACGCAACTGTTTAATGAAAGTCTAAATGAGGGTCATAACTTCAATTTGGCCATCGGCACTTTGAGTCGTATGTTAATCTATAGCGCAGTCAGGTTCTAAATGACTTCCTGCTGGGCTATAAACGCTGCAGCAGTGTTTTGGCAGCATTCATTTTTCTTATGAAACCTTTCCTTCTTTTAAAAGGTGGGCGCTACGACCCGTCTCTCACGTTCTCAGAAAACGTGGACCTGACGGAGCCCATCATTTCTCGATTTGACGTTCTGTGCGTCGTAAGAGACACCGTCGACCCTGTGCAGGTTAGTTTGTTGACGCCAAAGCACTGACAAACACTCGCCCAAACTTTGCCAATTGCATTACCCATAATTCTCTTTGTGTGTAGGATGAAATGCTGGCTCGCTTTGTGGTGGGTAGCCACATCAAACATCACCCAAGCAACAAAGAAGGGGGTGTGGCTGGTCTAGAGGAAGTGTTGCTGCCAAACACCTCCGATGCCCCGCCCATTCCTCAGGAGCTGCTCAGGAAGTACATAATGTACGCGAAAGAGCGAGTGCGACCGAAACTCAATCAGATGGACCAGGACAAGGTGGCCCGAATTTACAGCGACCTTCGAAAAGAGTCTATGGTGAGAGTTGCTCTTGAGGTTGAAGATGTTGTtttactagggctgcacgattattcaaaataaaaccaaaatgaaatttcaataTGGCTTCAATAGTGTGATAtagttatataaatatatgctctCCATGTTTAAGATTGAATCGCAGCACTGTTTTTAAACGtgaatagtatatatatattttattttagagtgaagtttttttgtttgttttttttttgtttattattattattattttatagcaTATTGATAATCACAAAATgcaaaggtgcaatatgtaagatttttgcagtaaaatatccaaatatccaaaaccactaggccagtgttatatattttgttcacttgaatacttacaatatcccaaatgtttccaactatttgtaaatcgtgagaaaattgcaattttacccAAGTCTCCGGGacatgtgaggagtcgcctgtcaattgtgtcatatccgcgttaccctcggtttccagtttcattttttgtagaaaccatggaaacaccaaagacgctttaatatttacatgttttaatgtacaagggaacaactgttttgatatatttatagacagaaaactaattattgttatatagctcaacacgtgtttagtcttattgtttaaatctaatttttttttgctcttttgtttttgcgagtaccatgctttaccatgcctcaagagaaaaacactattttgtcaagtagctaacatagcataatcagatgcagctttatttttagtaacagtaatacagcattttctccatcatacaatacattttaaaatgaattgcatgccatttatcaacacaatcatccagcatttaatatgatattgtaaaattgatctatcttactgcagtgtgtaacagtgtctcacagcagccgccgagcgaacgcacagagtaacgttataacatcattttcaacactctcaaatgtatctaatatgataaacagagctgtgttacctcatactcatgaccggaaaagcggacgCGGCGCCGGCAACTGTTTTTATCAGgaaaaattgtcattttaaaatgccTCCATTGTCAAAATCCACACTTCAATGCAAAAAATTGCGCACATCTGTTTGTGCTACAGCTGGGACAATGCGTCTATTCTCGATACAAAGATTCTGGAGCGAATCTGTTATTTTCCGATATATCGCGATTCTCTCTCAAATCGATTGTGATCTTTTTAACAGCAGGTGGTGCTACATGGGCTATTTACATTAATCTTGAATCATAAAAGCACTCTGAGTAGAGGTGCAAGTATATTTACGCTCTCCAGCactcttcttcatgagcatttgagtATGCAGTTTGAAAACTAAAAATTAGCCGAGTGTGTTAATACTAAGCTCAGTATTGgtttgagagagaaaatatcagaatcgatccagaatcattGAATCGAGAATCGATGTATTGTTCCAGCCCTAGTTTGTACTTCTCAGTTtaataattagtttttttgCAGGCTACGGGAAGTATCCCGATCACCGTGCGTCACATAGAGTCTATGATCCGCATGGCTGAGGCTCACGCCCGCATGCACCTGCGGGACTACGTGCTGGAGGACGACGTGAACATGGCCATCCGTGTCATGCTGGAAAGCTTCATTGACACGCAGAAGTTCAGCGTGATGAGGAGCATGCGGAAGGTGAGCGAGCTGATTGTACCGATCCGGGACCAGATTTCCATTTGCAGTGAATCTGCAAGTCATGCGATTCCAAAGATTCGGCCTTAAATTGGTAACCGAAGTTGCATTTATCACATTTCCACAGACGTTCGCACGGTATCTGGCCTTCAGGCGAGACAACAACGAGCTGTTGCTATTCATCTTGAAGCAGCTGATTTCTGAGCAAGTGGCATATCAGCGCAATCGTTACGGAGCCCAACAGGACAACATCGAGATTCCAGAGAAGGACCTGGTGGACAAGGTAACTAACAGATGCGTTTGAATAAAAATGTCCCCTTAAGCACTGAATTAGTCATTTGTGAGTTTTAGttgtaagtcttttttttttttttttgtcctcagGCCCGGCAGATTAACATCCACAGCCTGTCTGCATTTTACGACAGTGACCTGTTCCGCTCTAACAAATTCTCCCACGATGCCAAGAAAAAGCTCATCGTTCAGCAGTTCTAGGCAATCCTCCTGGATTTAGTCACAAGGAGTTGTGTAGAATCTCCCGGACTTGTATATAATTATGTCATGGTTGTTGGACCAGCCGTTACACAGTCCATTCATGAACTTGTTACCATAGTCATTACGGTTGTAATGATCTTCTTGGCTCATGTGGTTTATTGGCTGCATGTGACATCTTGAATTTTCCCTGTTGTCAAATTATTTGAATGTTGTaaaaatggaagaaaaaaaaaacttttgtacTGTTTGTTTTGAATAATAAACTTGAATTGTGTATGTAATGCACCGTTTGTATAAATTATTCTAGTGTAATCTGTTTGCTGCCAGGAAATGTAGTCAAATAAAACACGCTAGTATACATTTCTGAAGTACAGTTTACTAAACTACAATTCTGccaagaaagaaataaaaaggtTATTGTGacctcacatttctgactttttttcacaattgtgagtttatatcttgcaatacAGACtgactcgcaattgcaagtttttatctctcaattctgagagtcagaattgtgagcgaAACTAAATACACAGTTGCAAGTTTataaattttgatttaatttcttgcaattctgaggt
The nucleotide sequence above comes from Chanodichthys erythropterus isolate Z2021 chromosome 10, ASM2448905v1, whole genome shotgun sequence. Encoded proteins:
- the mcm2 gene encoding DNA replication licensing factor MCM2, whose product is MADSSESFHMATSPSRGSRRGDLTSSPGRDLPPFEDESEGILGDNIPDEEDGDGEELIGDGMERDYRAIPELDRYEAEGLDEDEDLSELSPGARAEAEAAMRRRDREQDLGLGRIGRGLLYDSEDEDDKRPTKRQRTLAERAADGVAMEGEDEEMIESIENLEDMKGHTVREWVSMAAPRLEIYHRFKNFLRTHVDEHGHNVFKERISDMCKENKESLLVNYEELASREHVLAYFLPEAPAEMLKIFDEAAKEVVLAMYPKYDRIAHEIHVRIGNLPLVEELRSLRQLHLNQLIRTSGVVTSCTGVLPQLGMVKYNCNKCNFILGPFFQSQNQEVKPGSCPECQSLGPFEINMEQTVYQNYQRITIQESPGKVAAGRLPRSKDAILLADLVDTCKPGDEIELTGIYHNNYDGSLNMANGFPVFATVILANHIARKDEGVAVAELTDEDIKAIMALSKDERIGERIFASIGPSIYGHEDIKRGLALALFGGEAKNPGGKHKVRGDINVLLCGDPGTAKSQFLKYVEKVASRAVFTTGQGASAVGLTAYVQRHPVSREWTLEAGALVLADRGVCLIDEFDKMNDQDRTSIHEAMEQQSISISKAGIVTSLQARCTVIAAANPIGGRYDPSLTFSENVDLTEPIISRFDVLCVVRDTVDPVQDEMLARFVVGSHIKHHPSNKEGGVAGLEEVLLPNTSDAPPIPQELLRKYIMYAKERVRPKLNQMDQDKVARIYSDLRKESMATGSIPITVRHIESMIRMAEAHARMHLRDYVLEDDVNMAIRVMLESFIDTQKFSVMRSMRKTFARYLAFRRDNNELLLFILKQLISEQVAYQRNRYGAQQDNIEIPEKDLVDKARQINIHSLSAFYDSDLFRSNKFSHDAKKKLIVQQF